The segment GCAGCATTCTGTGTCTCCTACGCAAACGCCCGACACCCTACACACCTTTGTAACCCGGCCGGCCAATTTTCACAAACTTCTTCACTTCCACCTTGACTTTTTCTGGCGCGGGCTGGGCAGGGGCCTCCTTCGCCTCCTTGGCAGCTCGCCGGGCCCTGGATTAATTTGAAATGTGCCAAGGTCAGAAGGTTAGGTGTAATTCTTTCTAACGGATGCACTAGGAGCAGCTTGAACCCCTCGCCATGGAATATTTAGCGCTTCACAGAGCGCGTGCCAGGAAAACCTGCTCCCACTACAGGCCAGTTGTATCCACCCTGTCATCTCAATGATGTTATCCCCCTCAAGATGACCTCGGTGCCCATCTTCACAGATTTGAgatgatttatttcttaaaataaagaaataaagaagaaacgCCACAAATGAGTCACCTAAACCAAAGCAAACCggatttcttaaaataaaactcacaAACTTCTCCCAGCCTGGATTCACAAACCCAGACCCTTATAAGCAGACACAGggaatttttgctttcaaaacacTTTCCCCTGCATCCTTCAGAAATCTCACAACTGGCTCTGAGCTTGGAACAGGGCTTGTCAGCACTGTTTTTGGAGCAGATCTCAGCTGCGCCTCCAGGCTAAGCCAGGCTGTTCGCTAGGAaacaaagacaggaaagaacACAGCGTGCTACTGTGCAACCAAGTGTGAGATTCCTTGGCGCACAGAGCATCATTTTTAAGTGCTTCAGTGACAGAGAATAAAGCTAAAGTGGAGGATGACTTACAAATTGGTCTGATGCTTCTTCCCCTGGGTGTGTGCTAAGTAGCttccctgaaataaaaaacaagggAGAAGGACGTTACATGAAGACAGGACTGCTCCCAAACTGACACCTGTCACAGAGCAGAGGCAATCTCACAGGTTGACAGGGATATTTTAAGCCATAGAAGAGAGGCATCTTACACAAAAATTGCAGATTGCTCTCATAAACTGTCAGGCTTCACGCATACAAGCTGTTATCATCACTTCAGCAGTCACCCATCAGGCACACCCCAGGTTCTGGCGCCTGATTGTTCCAAAATACCCGCTGTCGAGATCAAGACAGCTCTTCCACTCACCTCATTGTTGTGCAGCGTGAGGCAGAGCTTGCATTCGTAAGAGCCCAAgtgatttttcataaaataaggATCCTAGAAAGAGAATTATTACCCAGTTACATGCAAAATACACAGCAAAACAACAGAATAAGCAAAATACCAATGAACTCCCGGTGCCCTGGAAGAATGGAGTTCATAGagttaaatcatagaatcaccaggttggaaaagacctcgtggatcattgagtccaaccattcctatctgccactaaaccatgtccctgagcattTTGTCTACCTGGCTCttcaatccctccagggatggggactccatcaccccctccctgggcagactctgacagggccccatgaccccgtctgtgaaaaatgttttcctgataaccagtctgaccctcccctggtagatcttgaggccattccctcttgtcctgtcccctgtcacttgggagaagagcccagctccctcctctccacaacctcctctcaggtagttgtagagagcaataaggtctcccctcagcctcctaaATCACCATAGAATcgcttggctggaaaagacctttgaggtcatcgagtccaacggTATCTGACCACCACCAATCCactcctgagcacctcatcaaTCCATCAACTAATAGCATAACACTTCTTTAGGGCTatgaacacagagaaaagcaatagcAGCATTGTTAATTGGTGACAGCTGAGAAGAATGTAGGAACAGCTACGTGGATACACAAGTGCCGGCACCGCTCGGGTCAGCCCTGCCACGAATGTATCTCATTCGACTCCCACATTACCCACAACTCCTCACTAATTCTCTCCCCATTGAAGCTGTTTCACTCAGGCAAAGCTCTAAACttatcacagaatagtttgggttggaagggaccttaaagcccatccagttccaacccctgccatgggcagggacacctcccactggatcaggggctccaagccccatccaacctggccttgaacccctccagggatggggcagccactgcttctctgggcaatctgggccagtgcctccccaccctcagagtaaaCATTTTGCAGGATGGAAGCCATGTGTCTGCTCCTCTCTCCAGAGACAGAGGCCAAGGCTCACCTTGTTGATGTCAATGGTTTCCAATGCCAGCTGCCGGAGCCTCTCCCTGCGGTCCCGGTTACTTTCTGAGGCAGAAGCTACACCTCCACTTCCAGTTTTCCCTCCAGGACGATGTTGAAAATCCATGATGGGGACTTTTTGTGTTTCAGCTGCTtatggagaaaggaagagtctgggaaaaggggggaaagaagaaaaagcaatgtgaGTAACAACCAACGCTCTGCCTAACCTGGAGGTCACATCGCTATTCAGATCCATCAGTCACAACACAGGACAAGCACAATAAACCGTGCCCTGGGCATTGTCCCCAGCAGGGTCAGGGCCTCTGCATGCTGTCCCCAgcccccaaagaggtcccagagctcctccacctccccacacacatacacaaacccCAGATAGGGCACAGAGATCCCAGCCCTTCAGCAAGGGTAAAATCCCCTTCAAACACCCACCAATAAAGGCCAGCTTCCCCAAGCCCCTTACAGGTCCTAAGCAAGGGTCAAAGCGCCACTCAGACATCCTCAGTTCTTCAGTGAGGATCAACCTCTCCCTCAAACACCACCCAGTCCCTCAGCAAGGGTCCATGCTCTCTCCCAACACCCCCCGGCGAGGGTCTAAGCCCTCCCAGACACTCCCCTAGTCCCTCAGCAAAGGCCACAGTTAGCCCCCAAGCACCCTCAATCCATTAGCGAGGCTCAGAGCCCCTGTCAAATGCCCCAGCCAGGATCAGCCTCCCCCTTTAACAACCCCCAGTTCCTCAGCAAGGACCACAACTCCCCTTCCAAGCAGCTCCAAACTATTATTGAGCCCTCGCACACACCCCAACACCTCAGCAAGGGTCCAAGCCCCCCCTGAACAACCATAGCTCCTCAGAACTGgtcaaagcccccccaaaacagctcCCAGCTCCTCAACAAGGGTTCAAGTCCCACTCAAACACTTTCAGCCCCCCACTGAAGGCTGACTATCTCCCCAAACATCCCCTGGCCCCacctaaacacccccagctaCGCAGCAAGGACCACACAGACACCCcaagcacccccaaacccttagCAAGGTTCAGAGCCACCCTCCAAACACTTCCAAGCCCATCAGCAAGGGCTAAAGCCCCCCAAAAAGATCCTCCAGCCACTCAGCAAGGGCCAAAGCTCCCACCAACACCCTTAGCAAAGGCCAAAGCCGCCCCCAAGCACCTGTAATCCCTAAGTGAGGCTCAGAGCACCCTCCTAACGGGCCCTCAGCATGGACTCATGCTCCCCTAAACAATCCTCAGGCAGAGCAAAAGCTACCCCAGCCCCTCAGAGAGGATCCAAGCCCGACTTCCAAGAACTTCAACCCCTCAACAAGCGCAGGACCTCCCAAATACACTCCTCAGAGAGGACCAATCCCCCCCAGCTCCTCATCAAACACCACATCGGCCCCCAAACACTCACAGGAAAGGATCCAGACCCCCTCCAAACACGTCCAGCCCCTCAGCGAGGACCGCAACCCTACCCAAACACCTCTAATCTCTTAACAAGGCTCAGAGCcgccccccaaaaccctccccGCAAACCCCACTCCCCGACATCCCCTGGCAAGGCCCCGAACTCCCCCGGGGACCACCCAGGCCCGTACCGGCCCGCCCGGCTCCGCTCCGGCTTCCCGCGCCGCCCTCTCTCAGAGAGCACTTCCGGCTCTAGCGAGGGGACTTCCGGTTTAACAGGAGAACGTCCGGTGAGAGTAGGGGCACTTCGGGAGGAAACTTCCGGTAAGGTCAGGGACACTTCTGGCCCTGGTAAGGGAACTTCCGGTGAGGTCGAGGACGCTTCAGACCTTGACGAGGCTACTTCCGGTGAGGTCAATGACACTTCCGGTAAGGTCGGGGAGGACGTCGGGCTCTGATACGGGCGTGAGGGTGGTGTCACTTCCGGTGTAGGCGGGAACACTTCCGGCGcgcgggccgggccggggcgaTGGTGGGGACGTAGGGGCCCCGGGGCCGCGCCATGAGGTACAACGAGCGGGAGCTGCTGTGCCTCGCCCGGCAGCCGGCAGAGAAGGCGGCCGAGGTGTTGATGCGGGTGCCCAAGAAGGGGAGCGGTGAGCGGAGAGCGGGGGAGCGCGGGGGCGCGGGGCAGGGCGTGAGGGAGACTGGGGAGAGGGGCCGAGAGCACCGGGGAGAGGGAGTGAGGAGTGAGCAGCGGCTCCTCCCACCCAGGGccgggctgagagagttggggttgttcagcctggagaagagaaggctgcagggagaccttagagcagcttccagggctgaaaggggctccaggaaagctggggaggggctctggatcagggagggcagggacaggatgaggcgggaacggttttcagctgatagaggagagattgagatgagattttaggaagaaatgttttgctgtgagggtgaggaggccctggaacaggttgcccagagcagtggtggctgccccatccctggaggggttcaaggccaggttggatggggcttggagcccctgatccagtgggaggtgtccctgcccatggcagggggtggcactggatgggctttgaggtcccttccaacccaaaccattccatcattctgtgattttgtgatgtGGTCCTGACTCCTGCAGGCATGGGGGGATGCAAAGAGGACATAAATGCACCAAGGACGTTTTGCCCAAGCGATGCTCCGTGCAGCAACCACAGGCAGAGGCACCTGAGCTCATCGAGGCTGCATTGGCCGTCGCGGCCAGCTCAGCACTGCCGGGGCGAGTGTTTGGCTATGagcaaggagcagggatgggcacGGGGGGCTCCAGGCACACATCAGCTCCTCCACTGCCTTTTCAGCACTGTCCCATCTTGAGTATTGACCCAATTTAGTTGACAATAACAAGTCAGATCACGTGGTGGATCTTAACGTGGGCAAGTCTGTTCCCATCAGATTAAGTATTCCAACCGGAGCCCTGTGTGTTTGCCCCAGTAGCCACAGCCCTAGGAGCTGGGGGGCAGCTCCCTGCTCTGACAGCTCAGCCCTGCAAAAGCCTCCCCTCATTCTGGGTGCCCACAGccttctatttctttctaattcGTGCTCCCCTGGGATGAGGGTTATTGGCTCCCTTTGTGGTacctgtgttttccttctcttcccccctaAACCTGGTgtaccatccctggagggatttaaaagcccTCTAGATGCGGTGCTTAGGGACAGgatttagtggtggagttggcagtgttgggttaaGCATTAGACtcgatggtctcaaaggtcttttctaacctcaaCGATTCTGTGACCTTCAGCATTCTGGTGGAGCTGTCTTGGAGGTGGCACCTGAGCTGGCAGTAATCTAGAGCATTTCTTGCGGGTGACTGAGGTCCCAGCAGccaaattatagaatcatagaatagtttgatttggaagggaccttaaagatcatccagttccacccccccttcAGGGACGcctttccaacctggccttgaacctgTTCCTGTCCGTGATGCAGTGCCctgggctctgcctgcccagAAGCTGCGCAGTGACTTTTGTCCCCCCTCCGCTGCGCTGGCCAAGGGTGCCAGTGCCAAGGGTGCCCTGCCCCAGAGGGTGGGGCGGCACAAGTTCCTCTGGAGAAAGTCTGAACTGCACCAGAGCTTCCTCATGGGTTTGGTGGAACCAGTGCCGTGCTGGGCTGTCCTGCCCACCTcaaccctctttttttctttgcagtgttaAAGAAACGCCTCGTGAAACTCGTTGTCAACTTTCTCTTCTACTTCCGGACAGATGAAGCAGAGGTGGGAaatcttttgttgttgtttctttttctccctttctctatcttgtttttctgggacaaggctctgaggacacagGCTTTGTCCTTCGCTGCCACCcatgctgctctgctgtcttTTCTGGTGGTTATTCGTAAGCATTTTTGTCTGTTCTGATGGAGGGCAGGCGGTGTTCCTGAACGGATCAGAGTTCCCCGGGTGGGTGGAGGCTGCCAGTGTAAAACCACTGCGCCAGAAATGCATTGTAAACCGGGTTTTTCAGTCTCTTCCTGCTGCCTTATTTGCCTGTCACATTTTATTTAGCTTGGACAAAAGATTTCACTTGTGGGTTGCTTTTGTTTCTGGCTTGTGGCATCTTTTGGCTCCCATATCCTTGTTCCGTGTGCTCTGGTGAGCAAACAGCACCCTCGTTTGTCTGGTTATCCCGAGCGGTTCTTAAAGTCTCGCCAGGCTCGAGGGCTGCCCTTACAACCTGAGCTATTCAGTGCTGCgttaaatatttcatcttcaTTGGATTTACTGAGCGAGGAAGTGAACTTCTCAGCTGTCTTGGCATCACAGAAACGAATGCGAAAGCCCAGACTGAATCTAAGCAAGCAGAAATGTTTAGTGCCAAGTTAATGTGTTCGAAGCTTTCCAGGTAAGACTGACGTGATGGAGCACGTCGGCAGGCGCAAGGAGGGGGATCAAAAGAGCGTGGAACACTCATGCAGTTGGACTGAATTACTTTAAAAGTAGTACCAGGTTGTGAAACTTGCTTAAAGGGCACCAGGCAAACTCGGGAGGCTCAGAACACAGTTGCACTGGTGGATTGCAGGGGTTAACCCCTCTCTCtgggtcttttccagcccattggagctctgctgctggagcactGCAGGATCaccaaagaggaggagaacgtCTTCTCGATCAGTGAGTTCTGCACATGCATTCCCTTTGCGTTCCCCTTAGGGCAAGTGGTGCCGtgtaaaaggaaatgttttcctgcttagttcctgctttttccttctgtttctctggtGTCAGTGGGATGAGGCTCCTCGGCCCTCATGTTCCTCAGCATACTTAGGGCTTCTGAGCCCCTTATTCTCCTCTGCCGGCTGTTGCTCCGGCGTGGCCGTGCCTCATCCCGAGGACAGCAGCATTTCCTTGCAGCAGGCTGTGATTTGCCCAGCTGCACGTGAAGAGAGCAGTGCCAACAGCAGCCGGCCCGCGGCTTCATGCTCATGGCACTGCCTCGCTGGGAGGGTTTGGTATTGACAGATCAATGCTTCTGTGCGATTGCATTTTATCAAGCAAGAGTGAGCTGCAGATAAAGCATCTGCCGGGCTAATCTGGCCCCAGTCCTCCCGCCACGCTGTTTGTCCTTGTGTTGATAGCCCTGGCTCCAGCTGGCTCACGCTGTGTCGTCTTTTGTAAGCAGCCTTTCATCCAACAACTAATCATTGTGTGAGAAGTATGTGGCGAACATAACAGGATGTTTCTCCAAGGCCATCCCCGTATCTTTTTGGCCTGGGTGTCAGGCACAGCTGCTTTTTTGTGCAGAGCTTCGTCTCCTCCTTCAGCCGGGAGACGCAGCATTCGTGCTGTCTCCAAGTCACGCTCAAACAGCCCAAATATCCTGCGCTCTGAGCACCACACTCGGCATTTCTAGGGCTGTCGGGAGCTGTGGTGAATGAGAATTCCTGAGAAAGTGTTAAACCGATGGCAGTTGGTGTCAGATTGTGTCCCTGTGCGGCAGCCCTGAGGGTTCGATGTAGCCTGACCCATTTATTTCTCAGCAGTAGCCCCGATCTGTGTGCTGTGCACTAAAAAGCAGAGCTCTGGGGACAGTGTAATTAATTAGATGTCCTGATTCTGTCTTGGTGAAGAACTGGAGTTGCGTAGGGTCTTGCTTTCCATTGTGTACATCACCAAATTCCCAAATGCCTCGAGCAAGGGCAGGTCAGTGCCTTTCCTGAATGCAATTGCCTTCCTTGCATGGCTTCCCTCTGCATAGAtcaaaatcacttccctggagctgttttcctcttggatcactgcATCTCCTGGTGGCTGCTTGCGAGGAGGCTCGGGGAATTTCAGTCCCAAATTTGGCCGTATTGGTCTGGTTCGGCTCCGAGCTGTTGCTCTCAGTTTGCGAAATTGCTCTTTCCAAAATCTTTGGCTCCTGTAGGATGTGGAATGCTGTAGGCAGCCACTCCGGGCGAGCCGGGAGCCCCCCAGGGTACGGAGAAGGGATCAGAGGCCTGGGCTACTGGCTCCATCACAGATCATTTAAGTTGTGAAACAGCGATCGGGGCCTGGCAGAGTCTGGCTGTTGCCAGGGAGGGAATGAAAcgccagcagctctgccaggacCTTCCTTAAGCGTTTTCCTGATCTCTGGCAGGTTTCCTGGAGGAGCCAGAGAGGAAATACCGCTTTGAATGTGACAGTGAAGAGCAGTGTCAGGAGTGGATCGAGGCGCTCAAGCGAGCCAGGTTTGTGAGGTCTGCGTTGTACCCTCAGTGCGTGTTGCTTCCTGGGATCCACTTGTGGTGAACTCAGGGAGGATGGCGGTTTATCTTCTCCCAAGCAAACTTCCCTTCAGCTCTAAATAGCATCTGAGACTTCTCCACATCCTTTTCTGCTCATCTTGCCGCATGGTCTGTTCCTGTCTTACAGCTATGAGTTCATGAGGAGAAGCTTGATTTTCTACCGGAATGAGATCCAGAAAATGACAGGGAAGGTGAGTCTCTTGGAGTCACCTGTCAGACTCTGGACCGGAGCAGGGGATGGTGATCTcggtgctgctgccagctgtcCTGCACAAGGCTGTGTGCCCTGTGTGTGGAATATCCCATAGTCGGGCAGTTCCTGAAGCTGTGGTCTCTGCAGCCAGGCCTGAGCCTCTTCTTTGGCTGAGCAGCCGGCGTCGTCgtgctcagctccagccctcGTACGAGCACTCTGCCAGTGGTGGAGTGGCCTGAGGTTTGTAGCCAGGCAGGTCTGGCCTGGGATAGCCCAGAGTCCCACTGGTTCTCTGGAGGAGTTCCCAGGCAGCCGCAGCCAGGTTGGAGCGTACGTGGGTTGAGAC is part of the Cuculus canorus isolate bCucCan1 chromosome 27, bCucCan1.pri, whole genome shotgun sequence genome and harbors:
- the PLEKHJ1 gene encoding pleckstrin homology domain-containing family J member 1, giving the protein MRYNERELLCLARQPAEKAAEVLMRVPKKGSVLKKRLVKLVVNFLFYFRTDEAEPIGALLLEHCRITKEEENVFSISFLEEPERKYRFECDSEEQCQEWIEALKRASYEFMRRSLIFYRNEIQKMTGKDPLEQYGISEEARFQLGTRKQ